From a region of the Stenotrophomonas sp. BIO128-Bstrain genome:
- the glyA gene encoding serine hydroxymethyltransferase, translated as MFPRDVRIETYDPELAKAIAAETQRQEDHVELIASENYTSPAVMEAQGSQLTNKYAEGYPGKRYYGGCEYVDVAEQLAIDRLKQLFDADYANVQPHSGSQANQAVYFALLQPGDTILGMSLAHGGHLTHGAKVNASGKLFNAIQYGVDEAGLIDYDEVERLALEHKPKMVVAGFSAYSQVVDWARFRAIADKVGAYLFVDMAHVAGLVAAGVYPSPLPHAHVVTSTTHKTLRGPRGGIIIAKGASEELQKKLQSIVFPGIQGGPLMHVIAGKAVAFKEALEPGFKAYQQQVVKNAQAMANTLIARGYKIVSGGTQNHLMLVDMIGKDVSGKDAEAALGLAHITVNKNSVPNDPRSPFVTSGLRLGTPAVTTRGYVEQDCVDLANWIADVLDAPADEAVIARVRDAVSAQCRKYPVYG; from the coding sequence ATGTTCCCGCGTGACGTCCGCATCGAAACCTACGATCCCGAACTGGCCAAGGCCATCGCCGCCGAAACCCAGCGCCAGGAAGACCATGTCGAGCTGATCGCCAGCGAGAACTACACCAGCCCGGCCGTGATGGAGGCCCAGGGCAGCCAGCTGACCAACAAGTACGCCGAGGGCTATCCGGGCAAGCGCTACTACGGTGGCTGCGAATATGTGGACGTCGCCGAACAGCTGGCGATCGACCGCCTCAAGCAGCTGTTCGACGCCGACTACGCCAACGTGCAGCCGCACAGCGGTTCGCAGGCCAACCAGGCGGTGTACTTCGCGCTGCTGCAGCCGGGCGACACCATCCTGGGCATGAGCCTGGCCCACGGCGGCCACCTGACCCACGGTGCCAAGGTCAATGCCTCGGGCAAGCTGTTCAACGCCATCCAGTACGGTGTCGACGAAGCCGGCCTGATCGACTATGACGAGGTCGAGCGCCTGGCCCTGGAGCACAAGCCGAAGATGGTCGTGGCCGGCTTCTCGGCCTACTCGCAGGTGGTGGACTGGGCACGCTTCCGCGCCATCGCCGACAAGGTCGGTGCCTACCTGTTCGTGGACATGGCGCACGTGGCCGGCCTGGTCGCCGCCGGCGTCTACCCGAGCCCGCTGCCGCACGCCCACGTGGTCACCTCGACCACCCACAAGACGCTGCGCGGCCCGCGTGGCGGCATCATCATCGCCAAGGGGGCAAGCGAAGAACTGCAGAAGAAGCTGCAGTCCATCGTGTTCCCGGGCATCCAGGGCGGCCCGCTGATGCACGTCATCGCCGGCAAGGCCGTGGCCTTCAAGGAGGCGCTGGAGCCGGGCTTCAAGGCCTACCAGCAGCAGGTGGTCAAGAACGCCCAGGCGATGGCCAACACGCTGATCGCGCGTGGCTACAAGATCGTGTCCGGCGGCACCCAGAACCACCTGATGCTGGTCGACATGATCGGCAAGGATGTCTCGGGCAAGGATGCCGAAGCCGCGCTCGGCCTGGCCCACATCACCGTCAACAAGAACTCGGTGCCCAACGACCCGCGTTCGCCGTTCGTGACCTCGGGCCTGCGCCTGGGCACCCCGGCGGTCACCACGCGCGGTTACGTGGAACAGGACTGCGTGGACCTGGCCAACTGGATCGCCGACGTGCTCGATGCCCCGGCTGACGAGGCCGTGATCGCCCGCGTGCGCGATGCGGTCAGCGCGCAGTGCCGCAAGTACCCGGTCTACGGTTGA
- the ettA gene encoding energy-dependent translational throttle protein EttA, whose protein sequence is MSSQYIYTMNRVSKVVPPKRQIIKDISLSFFPGAKIGLLGLNGAGKSTVLKIMAGVDTDFEGEARPQPGIKVGYLAQEPELDPTKTVREAVEEGVGEVLQAQAQLDAVYLAYAEEGADFDKLAKEQERLEAILAAGDAHTLENQLDVAADALRLPPWDAVIGKLSGGEKRRVALCRLLLQKPDMLLLDEPTNHLDAESVEWLEQFLARYTGTVVAVTHDRYFLDNAAEWILELDRGRGIPWKGNYTDWLMQKDERLKQEDNQEKSRQKAIQKELEWSRQNAKGGRTKGKARLARLEELQSVDYQKRNETNEIFIPPGERLGNSVMEFKNVSKKFGDRLLFDELSFLVPAGAIVGIIGPNGAGKSTLFKMITGQEKPDSGEITVGPTVKLSYVDQSRDALEGNHNVFQEIAGGLDILNINGIEIQSRAYIGRFNFKGQDQQKLVGSLSGGERGRLHMAKTLLQGGNVLLLDEPSNDLDIETLRALEDALLEFPGNTFVISHDRWFLDRIATHILAFEGDSHVEFFQGNYREYEEDKRRRMGDDAAPKRLRFKALK, encoded by the coding sequence ATGTCCTCGCAATACATCTACACCATGAACCGCGTCAGCAAGGTGGTCCCGCCCAAGCGGCAGATCATCAAGGACATCTCGCTGTCGTTCTTCCCGGGTGCCAAGATCGGCCTGCTGGGCCTGAACGGTGCCGGCAAGTCCACGGTGCTCAAGATCATGGCCGGCGTGGACACCGATTTCGAGGGCGAAGCCCGCCCGCAGCCCGGCATCAAGGTCGGCTACCTGGCCCAGGAACCGGAGCTGGACCCGACCAAGACCGTGCGTGAAGCAGTCGAGGAAGGCGTCGGCGAAGTGCTGCAGGCGCAGGCCCAGCTGGACGCGGTCTACCTGGCCTATGCCGAGGAAGGCGCCGACTTCGACAAGCTGGCCAAGGAACAGGAGCGCCTTGAGGCGATCCTCGCCGCCGGCGATGCGCACACCCTGGAAAACCAGCTGGACGTGGCCGCCGATGCGCTGCGCCTGCCGCCGTGGGATGCGGTGATCGGCAAGCTCTCCGGTGGTGAAAAGCGCCGCGTGGCCCTGTGCCGCCTGCTGCTGCAGAAGCCGGACATGCTGCTGCTCGACGAACCGACCAACCATCTGGACGCCGAGTCCGTTGAGTGGCTGGAACAGTTCCTGGCGCGCTACACCGGCACCGTCGTGGCGGTCACCCATGATCGCTACTTCCTGGACAACGCCGCCGAGTGGATCCTGGAACTGGATCGCGGCCGCGGCATTCCGTGGAAGGGCAACTACACCGATTGGCTGATGCAGAAGGACGAGCGCCTGAAGCAGGAAGACAACCAGGAAAAATCCCGCCAGAAGGCGATCCAGAAGGAACTGGAGTGGTCGCGCCAGAACGCCAAGGGTGGCCGCACCAAGGGCAAGGCCCGTCTGGCCCGCCTGGAAGAGCTGCAGTCGGTGGATTACCAGAAGCGCAACGAGACCAATGAAATCTTCATCCCGCCGGGCGAGCGCCTGGGCAACTCGGTGATGGAGTTCAAGAACGTCTCCAAGAAGTTCGGCGACCGCCTGCTGTTCGACGAACTGAGCTTCCTGGTGCCGGCCGGCGCGATCGTGGGCATCATCGGCCCCAACGGTGCCGGTAAGTCGACCCTGTTCAAGATGATCACCGGGCAGGAAAAGCCGGATTCGGGCGAAATCACCGTCGGCCCGACCGTCAAGCTGTCCTACGTGGACCAGAGCCGCGACGCGCTGGAAGGCAACCACAACGTCTTCCAGGAAATCGCCGGCGGCCTGGACATCCTCAACATCAACGGCATCGAGATCCAGTCGCGCGCCTACATCGGCCGCTTCAACTTCAAGGGCCAGGATCAGCAGAAGCTGGTCGGTTCGCTGTCCGGTGGTGAGCGTGGCCGCCTGCACATGGCCAAGACCCTGCTGCAGGGTGGCAACGTGCTGCTGCTCGATGAACCGTCCAACGATCTGGACATCGAAACCCTGCGTGCGCTGGAAGATGCGCTGCTGGAGTTCCCGGGCAACACCTTCGTGATTTCGCATGACCGCTGGTTCCTGGATCGCATCGCGACCCACATCCTGGCGTTCGAAGGCGATTCGCACGTGGAGTTCTTCCAGGGCAACTACCGCGAGTACGAAGAAGACAAGCGCCGCCGCATGGGCGACGACGCTGCGCCGAAGCGCCTGCGCTTCAAGGCGCTGAAATAA
- a CDS encoding NCS2 family permease, producing MSLPERLFQLQQHGTSVRTELLAGLTTFLTMSYIVFVNPDILATTGMDPGAVFVATCLAAALGSLVMAFAANFPVGMAPGMGLNAFFAFTVVGAAGLPWQQALAAVFISGLVFLVLSLTGVRAWLVAGIPASLRAAIVAGIGLFLAIIALQKSGVIIANTDTLVALGPLNTAPPLLALAGFLLIAILEARKVRGAILIGILAVTGAAWLLGDVQFHGLISLPPSLAPTFLQLDLPGLLHHDGGAPIAVLLQVVLVFVLVEVFDATGTLYGVVGRAGLLKLPGAQKRFGRALLADSTAIVAGSLLGTSSTTAFAESASGVQAGGRTGLTALVVAALFLAALLFSPLAAMVPGYATAPALLFVAGLMLRELVDVDWGDLTESVPAALCALAMPFTYSIANGLAFGFIAYAVLKAGTGRWRDVHPAVWLVAGLFVLRYALE from the coding sequence ATGTCCCTCCCCGAACGCCTGTTCCAGCTGCAGCAGCACGGCACCTCCGTGCGCACCGAACTGCTGGCCGGCCTGACCACGTTCCTGACGATGTCCTACATCGTCTTCGTCAACCCGGACATCCTGGCCACCACCGGCATGGACCCGGGCGCGGTGTTCGTCGCCACCTGCCTGGCCGCCGCGCTGGGCTCGCTGGTAATGGCATTCGCGGCCAACTTCCCGGTCGGCATGGCGCCCGGCATGGGCTTGAATGCGTTCTTCGCCTTCACCGTGGTGGGCGCGGCCGGCCTGCCATGGCAGCAGGCGCTGGCGGCGGTGTTCATCTCCGGCCTGGTCTTTCTGGTGCTGTCACTGACCGGCGTACGCGCCTGGCTGGTGGCGGGTATCCCCGCTTCGCTGCGCGCGGCGATCGTGGCCGGCATCGGCCTGTTCCTGGCGATCATCGCGCTGCAGAAATCCGGCGTGATCATCGCCAACACCGACACCCTGGTCGCGCTTGGGCCGCTCAATACCGCCCCACCGCTGCTGGCGCTGGCTGGCTTTCTGCTGATCGCGATCCTGGAGGCACGCAAGGTGCGCGGCGCAATCCTGATCGGCATCCTGGCGGTGACCGGGGCGGCCTGGCTGCTCGGAGACGTGCAGTTCCATGGCCTGATCTCGCTGCCGCCGAGCCTGGCGCCGACGTTCCTGCAGTTGGACCTGCCGGGCCTGCTGCATCACGACGGTGGCGCGCCGATCGCGGTGCTGCTGCAGGTGGTGCTGGTGTTCGTGCTGGTGGAAGTGTTCGATGCCACCGGCACGCTGTACGGCGTGGTCGGTCGTGCGGGCCTGTTGAAACTGCCCGGCGCGCAGAAGCGGTTCGGCCGTGCCTTGTTGGCCGACAGCACCGCGATCGTCGCCGGTTCGCTGCTCGGGACCAGCAGCACCACCGCCTTCGCTGAAAGCGCCTCGGGCGTGCAGGCCGGTGGCCGTACCGGTCTGACCGCGCTGGTGGTGGCGGCATTGTTCCTGGCGGCGCTGCTGTTCTCGCCCCTGGCGGCGATGGTGCCCGGCTACGCCACCGCCCCTGCCCTGCTGTTCGTGGCCGGGTTGATGCTGCGCGAGCTGGTCGATGTGGACTGGGGCGACCTGACCGAATCGGTGCCGGCCGCGCTGTGCGCGCTGGCGATGCCGTTCACCTATTCCATTGCCAACGGCCTGGCCTTCGGCTTCATCGCATATGCGGTGCTCAAGGCCGGCACCGGGCGCTGGCGCGACGTGCATCCGGCGGTGTGGCTGGTGGCCGGGTTGTTCGTGCTGCGCTACGCGCTGGAGTGA
- the bcsZ gene encoding cellulose synthase complex periplasmic endoglucanase BcsZ: protein MSVTESPSFHRMRRRLLQALAVTPLLACSANGPARGPGPWTAWQVMRASSVTPDGRMVDHNNADQRSTSEGQSYALFFALVDNDQPLFDRLLRWTEDNLAGGSMAQRLPAWLWGRDTTANAWKVLDDNPASDSDVWLAYTLHEAARLWKRPALRQTAEAMLAAIQVQELVDVPGLGTMLMPGPKGFATEDTWRFNPSYLPLPLLRRFAALDPSGPWTTVIGNSVRLLRDTAPHGFAPDWTAWRDGGFIADPDKGPLGSYDAIRCYLWAGMTAVNDPSFRSVLDALHGPLSTLREGQPMPEKVNTLTGIREGTGNYGFQAALVPYLQAQGEAERTKAMVAALPTPEQQRAAPPRYYEQVLSLFALGWYEGRYRFAADGQLRPAWA from the coding sequence ATGTCCGTGACTGAATCCCCATCGTTCCATCGGATGCGCCGCCGCCTGCTGCAGGCGCTGGCCGTTACTCCGCTGCTGGCCTGCTCGGCCAACGGCCCGGCGCGCGGGCCCGGCCCGTGGACGGCGTGGCAGGTGATGCGTGCCTCCAGCGTGACTCCGGACGGGCGCATGGTCGACCACAACAACGCCGACCAGCGTTCGACCTCCGAAGGCCAGTCCTACGCGCTGTTTTTCGCGCTGGTGGACAACGATCAGCCGCTGTTCGATCGCCTCCTGCGCTGGACCGAGGACAACCTCGCCGGCGGCAGCATGGCCCAGCGCCTGCCCGCCTGGCTGTGGGGGCGCGACACCACGGCCAATGCATGGAAGGTGCTGGACGACAATCCCGCCAGCGACTCGGATGTCTGGCTCGCCTATACCCTGCACGAGGCAGCGCGGTTGTGGAAACGGCCGGCGCTGCGGCAGACCGCCGAAGCGATGCTGGCGGCGATCCAGGTGCAGGAGCTGGTCGATGTTCCGGGCCTGGGCACGATGTTGATGCCTGGGCCCAAAGGATTTGCGACGGAAGACACGTGGCGGTTCAACCCCAGCTACCTGCCGTTGCCGCTGCTGCGCCGCTTCGCCGCGCTTGATCCGAGCGGGCCGTGGACCACCGTGATCGGCAACAGCGTTCGCCTGCTGCGCGATACCGCACCCCACGGCTTTGCGCCGGACTGGACCGCGTGGCGCGACGGCGGCTTCATCGCTGATCCGGACAAGGGTCCGCTCGGCAGTTACGACGCCATCCGCTGCTATCTGTGGGCAGGCATGACCGCCGTGAACGATCCCAGTTTCCGCTCGGTTCTGGATGCGCTGCACGGCCCGCTGAGCACCCTGCGCGAGGGCCAGCCGATGCCGGAGAAGGTCAACACGCTCACCGGCATACGCGAAGGCACCGGCAACTACGGTTTCCAGGCGGCCCTGGTGCCGTACCTGCAGGCGCAGGGCGAGGCCGAACGCACCAAGGCAATGGTCGCTGCGCTGCCGACACCGGAGCAGCAGCGCGCCGCGCCGCCGCGCTATTACGAGCAGGTGCTCAGTCTGTTTGCCCTGGGCTGGTACGAAGGCCGCTATCGCTTTGCCGCCGACGGCCAACTGCGCCCAGCCTGGGCCTGA